The DNA region ACGAAAAAGCGCTTCACCTGGCAAAGCAGAATTCGTCATTCTTCATAAGTGCACCACCACATTAAAAAAACACCGCAATATACCGTACAGGTTACCCAGTTCGTCCCTCGCTACCCCACTCTGAAAACTGGCAAGGCGGCAGCCTCATCCTACCGTCAGAACGAGTTGTCGCTCGCTACTGTCGGGTTCAGACTGATTCATTGTTTGATTCGGTTCATCGAGATGTACACAACTTCTCACTGAAGCGTCAGCATTGTTTACACTGTTGACAACGGAGGACCAACGCTCTGCTCGTTACCGGGAAGCTGGCTCTGTCTGGCAAGCACCTCGTCGCGATTGCGAGGCCAGCAACTCAACAGCCCCAAACGTGCTTGTTTCTACAACTGCCTTTGCTGGCTATGTGGAATTATCCGTCCACGCTTCGCTACTACTCCGATTGCTCAGTGTGCGTGACATTGTGCTATCGTGGCGGCCGGCTCTGATCATGCACGCATTGCCGCCGACACTGCTCGTagtcgaaaaacgaaactcgGGGTTAAATTTGGCAACAGGTACACGCCATAGCGAACATGGATGATCAATCATTTCTCACCCATTTACAATTAAGCTTACGTCGACTGTTCCGATAGACGATTGTAAGATCTAAATATATTCAATTATACTGTTTGTTTTCTGCGGCTCTACCATCGTACGATGCATTCAACGAATCATCAAGCCCCCTGGTCTCAGACCAGGACCCTTGTCTCGAGCCCCTCTAAAATGCCTGTTTCTGCCGTAGAGGGAACTCTTCCCTCGaacctcttttctgtctcgcggcaGCAGCTTGCTTCGTCGCCGGGTTCCGGCTATCAATACCGTGATTTACTACGCCCTGCAAAAAGGCTTCCGCTACCCCTCTCTCCGCTAGAGCAAACGGCTATGGTGCTCTCAAGTGGATGGCGTGCTCTGATACGCTGTTGTCAGCCGGTGCTCGCGACCCCTAACGTGAGTGCCTCTGACAAGCAAGAGCTTGCTCCCTCCTTCGTCGGCCgcgtcgacgaagaggaactaAACTTGGAGTCAGAGACCAAAGTAAACTACCGCGTCCATGCTACACTGCAAGGAGACATCTGCTGGACACCGAGTACGGCGAGCGAGGAGTTCGACCCGGAGTCCCACTCTTGCGCTGACGATGCAGTCATTGTTTCGTCATTTGGGAGCCGAGTCGACGCCGCGGAACTGGATCTGGACCGAGACGCTGACATCGTCTATGATTCTGCGTACGAagcagacaacgaagaagacgcgtggTCAGAAACAGggtcggaagaagacgcggacgAATCTCCTAGAAGTAGCGAGGTCTTGACTCAAGCTGACGAAGATGGCCAGAGTTTCGAAGGAGACCTTGCTACTACGAACTTCGTCGcgtcgacgcagacaggcgaagacttctctggagacgaaTGGGAAATTCCTGAGGAGATTTCACCAGCAGAGGGGATGACGACGAGGACACCAACACCTCCAGGAGGATCACCGGGAGATTGCTGCGGAGATGGAAATGAGGAAAAAATCTTCGGTCGATTCGCAGCCCTCCACGAGAAGGAGCAACCCGTGTGTCAATCTCTGAGTCAACTGCCCAGAGACATGCAGGCGCCTCCTTTGGAGCAGTCGGTTCAAGCGTCGAAGTTGTCGCAGCGGTCCTCCAGCCGACCTTCAGCCAAGCTACCACCGGAAATGTTGCCCTTCATCGCCCCTCATCCGCAATGGTGCCGTCGCTTCGCCTATGACTTCAAAACGCCAGCGAAGAGTCTGTCCATGGTGCCGCAACCCGAGCTGTCATTCTACGACGCGGTGGTTGTGGAGCGGCACCGGGTTGCTCCTGACGGAAATTGTCAATTCCGTTCCGTCAGCTACGCGTTGCTAGGCACAGAGGATGCCCATGCGGAAA from Toxoplasma gondii ME49 unplaced genomic scaffold asmbl.1244, whole genome shotgun sequence includes:
- a CDS encoding OTU family cysteine protease (encoded by transcript TGME49_323700), whose product is MVLSSGWRALIRCCQPVLATPNVSASDKQELAPSFVGRVDEEELNLESETKVNYRVHATLQGDICWTPSTASEEFDPESHSCADDAVIVSSFGSRVDAAELDLDRDADIVYDSAYEADNEEDAWSETGSEEDADESPRSSEVLTQADEDGQSFEGDLATTNFVASTQTGEDFSGDEWEIPEEISPAEGMTTRTPTPPGGSPGDCCGDGNEEKIFGRFAALHEKEQPVCQSLSQLPRDMQAPPLEQSVQASKLSQRSSSRPSAKLPPEMLPFIAPHPQWCRRFAYDFKTPAKSLSMVPQPELSFYDAVVVERHRVAPDGNCQFRSVSYALLGTEDAHAEIRQEVAHYLRGNFSRLSWLINPDTLEEDEGRMARLDKKYRVRIPYKTYKGYPLAEDELKLNWVIRLGDARYRIWGDECTLAVMAEMYNIRIVVEQQEGDGRRATKMGSHAVQVIIPYDVVPEACIPTIFLIYDLQRQHYDVVEKVKPR